From a region of the Rhodoflexus caldus genome:
- a CDS encoding SufE family protein: MTIQEIQDEIIDEFALFDNKEDRYGYIIELGKKLAPYPEAYRTDDFLIKGCQSKVWIKPEIQNGNLVFYGDSDSTLVKGIVSLLLRVLSGQPAREIAAADLYFIDRIGMRQMLSMNRSNGLAAMVKQLKLYALAYTSTDTPN; the protein is encoded by the coding sequence ATGACCATTCAGGAAATTCAGGACGAAATCATAGATGAGTTTGCTTTGTTCGACAACAAAGAAGACCGCTACGGCTATATCATAGAATTGGGCAAAAAATTAGCACCCTATCCGGAAGCCTACCGAACGGACGATTTCCTTATCAAAGGATGCCAGTCGAAGGTATGGATAAAGCCCGAAATACAAAACGGCAACCTTGTATTCTACGGCGACAGCGACTCTACCCTTGTCAAAGGCATTGTGAGCCTATTGCTGCGGGTGCTTTCGGGTCAGCCTGCCCGCGAAATTGCTGCAGCGGATTTGTATTTCATCGACCGCATCGGCATGAGACAGATGCTTTCCATGAACCGCTCCAATGGTTTGGCGGCTATGGTAAAACAGCTCAAACTCTACGCATTGGCTTATACATCTACGGATACTCCTAACTGA
- a CDS encoding SpoIIE family protein phosphatase, with translation MVSTRRLASSLIISFIIGFFTLVLGLSFAIQHVEQKNELNRISNMAGRQRTLVRSLQAAWLFNRQAKSISERMQAHRTIDSLVTLLENTHYNLLNKTDTFSKAQLYHTPEIEKDLAEITPTLVKYVRMINTDTTAVQEVIKTANTLVAQISELTDIHYAGLHRAHNRDASNYLWAVLLIVGSILLFQNLFLVYPTFKKLDEKIRDAALATEQIEKQNHELIVLQDSLQEQNEELKAKQEELQMLTEEQKMQNERLETKQKLISEAYRHITENIMYATRIQASFRTDPQRLVESFPDCFVFEKAKDMLSGDFYWYTEREQYKILAVGDCTGHGVSAALMTMVGITTLYQIIKIEHLTTPSVVLHKLHHRIIEILQGKGASKPVNDGMDISLLVFDTDKQTLTFAGANSSICLVRNGTIERLISAKLPIGSFQIKTERTYPDIEIALQPGDKIYAYTDGFQDQFGGAENTKYYSRRFRELLLNTSQHPMDKQKTMIVNELRTWQGMLPQTDDILVIGLQPC, from the coding sequence ATGGTATCTACTCGGCGGCTGGCGTCAAGTCTTATCATTTCCTTTATCATCGGCTTTTTTACGTTGGTATTAGGGCTCAGTTTTGCCATTCAGCACGTGGAGCAAAAGAACGAACTGAACCGCATTTCCAACATGGCCGGCCGCCAGAGAACATTGGTCAGGTCTTTGCAGGCCGCTTGGTTATTTAACCGTCAGGCAAAGAGCATATCCGAGCGAATGCAGGCACACCGTACGATTGATTCGCTGGTAACACTTCTGGAAAACACTCACTACAACCTGCTCAACAAGACGGATACCTTTTCCAAAGCACAACTTTATCACACGCCCGAGATAGAAAAAGATTTGGCTGAAATAACACCTACTTTGGTAAAATATGTCCGCATGATTAACACGGATACAACTGCTGTTCAGGAGGTTATAAAAACAGCCAATACGCTTGTCGCTCAAATCAGCGAACTAACGGATATCCACTATGCCGGATTGCACCGTGCGCACAACCGCGATGCATCTAATTACCTGTGGGCGGTATTGCTGATTGTTGGCAGCATTTTACTGTTCCAAAACCTGTTTTTAGTGTATCCGACGTTTAAGAAATTAGATGAAAAAATCAGGGACGCAGCGCTGGCAACCGAGCAGATAGAAAAGCAAAACCACGAACTGATTGTACTGCAAGACTCACTGCAAGAACAAAACGAAGAGTTGAAAGCCAAGCAGGAAGAGTTGCAGATGCTGACCGAAGAGCAAAAAATGCAAAATGAGCGCTTGGAAACCAAACAAAAGCTCATCAGCGAGGCCTATCGGCATATTACCGAAAACATCATGTATGCTACGCGGATTCAGGCATCCTTCCGCACCGACCCGCAGCGATTGGTAGAAAGTTTTCCCGATTGCTTTGTTTTTGAGAAAGCCAAAGACATGCTTTCGGGCGATTTTTATTGGTACACCGAACGCGAGCAGTACAAAATTCTGGCCGTAGGCGATTGTACCGGACACGGCGTTTCAGCCGCTCTGATGACAATGGTTGGGATTACCACACTTTATCAAATTATCAAAATTGAGCATCTGACAACTCCTTCCGTCGTTTTGCATAAGTTACATCATCGCATCATTGAAATTTTACAGGGCAAAGGCGCAAGCAAACCCGTAAATGACGGCATGGACATCAGTCTGCTGGTTTTTGATACGGATAAACAGACACTTACCTTCGCAGGAGCTAACAGCAGCATCTGCTTGGTGCGCAACGGAACCATTGAACGTTTGATAAGTGCCAAACTGCCCATCGGTAGCTTCCAGATTAAAACAGAGCGCACTTATCCCGACATTGAAATTGCTTTACAGCCCGGCGATAAAATTTATGCCTATACGGACGGTTTCCAAGACCAATTCGGCGGAGCAGAAAACACCAAATATTACTCTCGCCGTTTCCGCGAGTTATTGCTGAATACCTCTCAACACCCGATGGATAAGCAAAAAACGATGATAGTCAATGAGTTGAGAACGTGGCAAGGCATGTTGCCTCAAACCGATGATATATTGGTAATAGGTTTGCAGCCTTGCTAA
- the trpC gene encoding indole-3-glycerol phosphate synthase TrpC — protein sequence MDILQKIIAHKKTEVAAAMEAVTSAQLEQSPLFGRPTVSLKKRLQSPSELPHIIAEFKKQSPSKGVINAHAQPAEVARGYQEAGAAAISVLTDVSFFGGSNADLQAARAAVEIPILRKDFTVSDYQIVEAKALGADLILLIAAALTPAEIRQFTRTAHGLGLEVLLEVHSEEELERSFFPEIDMVGVNNRNLKTFEVSLEVSKRLSRLIPSGVPSVSESGISSLSEVIELQQFGFQGFLMGENFMKTANPALALADFLREDAH from the coding sequence ATGGACATCCTACAAAAGATAATTGCCCATAAAAAGACCGAAGTAGCCGCTGCCATGGAGGCGGTTACTTCGGCACAATTGGAGCAAAGCCCGCTGTTTGGCCGCCCGACGGTTTCGCTGAAAAAACGCCTGCAAAGCCCTTCGGAGCTGCCGCATATCATTGCCGAGTTTAAAAAACAATCACCTTCCAAAGGAGTGATTAACGCCCATGCACAGCCTGCCGAAGTTGCCCGCGGCTATCAAGAGGCAGGCGCAGCAGCAATATCGGTACTTACAGATGTAAGTTTTTTTGGCGGAAGCAATGCAGACTTACAAGCTGCCCGCGCTGCCGTTGAAATCCCGATTTTGCGAAAAGATTTTACCGTTTCGGATTATCAGATTGTTGAGGCCAAGGCATTAGGTGCAGATTTAATCCTGCTGATTGCCGCCGCGCTCACCCCTGCCGAAATTCGCCAATTTACGCGCACTGCACACGGATTGGGGCTGGAAGTGCTCTTAGAAGTACACAGCGAGGAAGAATTGGAGCGCAGTTTTTTCCCCGAAATAGACATGGTGGGCGTAAACAACCGCAACCTCAAAACTTTTGAAGTGAGTTTGGAGGTTTCCAAGCGATTGAGCCGCTTGATACCTTCGGGCGTGCCAAGCGTTTCGGAAAGCGGTATCAGCAGCCTTTCAGAGGTTATTGAACTGCAACAATTTGGTTTTCAAGGCTTTCTGATGGGTGAAAATTTCATGAAAACGGCAAATCCTGCACTTGCACTGGCAGATTTTCTGCGGGAAGACGCGCATTGA
- a CDS encoding aminotransferase class I/II-fold pyridoxal phosphate-dependent enzyme, whose protein sequence is MILHTNDPIGRTLRTECGEMRYFSGTSYLALPSHAGFRQLLAEGMERHGNNFGGSRTANLRLAVYEAAEQFWQQYTGAEKAILLSSGFMAGQLTAWWLRQHVHKHPETVVFYAPRTHQALWSGLETREDGAFGQWLETMVAKVQREPNRPYLLVCNALDSVKAELYDFSPLADLPEGAQVTLIADDSHGIGITGEAGKGIFPTLQRFAQVQPVVVASLAKACGLAAGLILTNAHYGRLLSHNAFFAGASPCAPACAYAMLHAAPIWETQRLQLAENVALAAKKLHPFGIFKFTEGYPVFYTDVQGLYEFLLEKGILISAFPYPDINGPTVTRVVIHAAHTPADIDFLASAVEDFLSQK, encoded by the coding sequence ATGATTTTGCATACAAACGACCCCATCGGGCGCACGTTGCGCACCGAATGCGGCGAAATGCGCTATTTCAGCGGTACGTCTTATCTGGCATTGCCTTCTCATGCGGGTTTCCGCCAATTGCTTGCCGAAGGCATGGAACGGCACGGGAATAACTTCGGCGGCTCGCGCACTGCCAACCTGCGGCTTGCGGTTTATGAGGCGGCGGAGCAATTCTGGCAGCAATACACGGGCGCTGAAAAGGCAATTCTGCTTTCTTCGGGCTTTATGGCAGGGCAACTGACGGCTTGGTGGTTGCGCCAACACGTACACAAACACCCCGAAACGGTTGTTTTCTATGCGCCCCGTACGCATCAGGCGCTTTGGTCGGGGCTGGAAACCCGCGAAGACGGCGCGTTCGGGCAATGGCTGGAAACTATGGTGGCAAAGGTGCAGCGCGAACCAAACCGCCCTTATTTACTGGTTTGCAATGCTTTAGACTCGGTAAAAGCCGAACTTTATGACTTTTCGCCGCTGGCAGACTTGCCCGAAGGGGCACAAGTTACGCTCATTGCCGACGACTCGCACGGCATCGGCATTACGGGCGAAGCGGGCAAAGGCATTTTCCCGACCTTACAACGGTTTGCGCAGGTGCAGCCCGTTGTAGTGGCTTCGTTGGCAAAGGCTTGCGGGCTTGCCGCAGGGCTGATTCTGACCAATGCACACTACGGTCGTTTGCTTTCGCACAATGCCTTTTTTGCCGGAGCATCCCCTTGCGCGCCTGCCTGTGCGTATGCCATGCTGCACGCCGCCCCGATTTGGGAAACGCAGCGCCTGCAATTGGCTGAAAATGTGGCGTTGGCAGCCAAAAAACTGCATCCCTTCGGAATTTTTAAGTTTACCGAAGGCTATCCTGTATTTTACACCGATGTGCAAGGGCTGTATGAATTTTTATTGGAAAAGGGAATACTGATTTCGGCATTCCCTTATCCTGATATCAACGGCCCGACGGTTACTCGCGTGGTTATCCATGCGGCGCATACCCCCGCCGACATTGATTTTCTGGCAAGTGCAGTGGAAGATTTTTTGAGCCAAAAGTGA
- a CDS encoding anthranilate synthase component II codes for MKILVLDNYDSFTYNLVHLLKVLGAAPDVHRNDKISLDEVAAYDKILLSPGPGLPADAGIMPELIRRYAPEKSILGVCLGHQAIGEAFGGSLVNLGEVVHGIATETTVLKHENTLFEGIPNSVKTCRYHSWIVRREDFPKVLEITAEDAAGNIMALRHRQYDVQGVQFHPESYITDYGQQMLANWLKN; via the coding sequence ATGAAAATTCTGGTTTTAGACAATTACGATTCGTTTACCTACAATCTGGTGCACTTGCTCAAAGTGCTGGGCGCTGCACCCGATGTGCACCGCAACGACAAAATCAGTTTGGACGAGGTGGCGGCCTACGACAAAATCCTGCTGTCGCCCGGGCCGGGGCTGCCTGCCGATGCGGGTATCATGCCCGAACTGATTCGCCGCTATGCCCCCGAAAAGTCCATTTTGGGCGTATGCTTGGGGCATCAGGCCATCGGTGAGGCTTTTGGCGGCTCATTGGTCAATCTGGGCGAGGTAGTGCACGGCATAGCCACCGAAACTACTGTGCTCAAACACGAAAACACGCTGTTTGAAGGCATCCCCAACAGCGTTAAGACCTGCCGCTACCATTCGTGGATTGTGCGCCGCGAAGATTTCCCCAAAGTGCTGGAAATCACTGCCGAAGATGCGGCGGGCAACATCATGGCGCTGCGCCACCGCCAATACGACGTGCAGGGCGTACAGTTCCACCCCGAATCCTACATCACAGACTACGGGCAACAGATGCTGGCTAACTGGCTGAAAAATTAA
- the cysS gene encoding cysteine--tRNA ligase: MMNQDLKVFNTLTREKEPFEPLHPPFVGMYVCGPTVYNFVHLGNCRTFTCFDIIYRYLTHIGYKVRYVRNITDVGHLENDADEGEDKIAKKAKLENLEPMEVVQRYANNFHVVMEQLNNIPPSIEPQATGHIVEQIEMAQAIMRNGLAYEVNGSVYFDVRKYNLQHQYGKLSGRILDELVSGTRELDGQGEKRNPEDFALWKKASPEHIMRWNSPWGEGFPGWHLECSVMSQKYLGQKFDIHGGGMDLKFPHHECEIAQSVGYCGEEPVKYWLHTNMLTVNGARMSKSAGNGILPQELFTGNHPLLEQAYSPMTFRYALLQTHYRSTMDISNDALKAAQKGYMKVINGLRIAKKMQYAADDSVAVDSKAVEEINRIIASIYKGMNDDFNTAVALSALLNLLKKINSIHNGQMKAAMLDEATFQKMIATYIAFVEDVFGLREEVRTDIDRIMSVLLGVYREAKLNKDFGMVDTLRAQFKELGIVVKDMKDRIEWAYEE, from the coding sequence ATGATGAACCAAGACCTGAAAGTCTTCAATACGCTCACAAGGGAAAAAGAACCTTTTGAGCCCCTGCATCCGCCCTTTGTAGGCATGTACGTATGCGGGCCAACCGTTTACAACTTTGTACACTTAGGCAATTGCCGCACTTTTACCTGTTTTGATATTATCTATCGCTACCTGACTCACATTGGCTACAAAGTGCGCTACGTGCGCAATATTACCGACGTCGGCCATTTGGAAAACGATGCTGACGAAGGCGAAGATAAAATTGCCAAAAAAGCGAAATTAGAAAATTTAGAGCCGATGGAAGTGGTGCAGCGCTACGCCAACAACTTCCACGTGGTAATGGAGCAACTCAATAATATTCCGCCTTCCATTGAGCCGCAAGCAACCGGACACATAGTAGAGCAGATAGAAATGGCGCAGGCCATTATGCGCAACGGCTTGGCTTATGAAGTCAATGGTTCAGTTTATTTTGATGTACGCAAATATAATTTACAGCATCAGTACGGCAAATTATCGGGACGCATATTGGATGAGTTGGTATCCGGCACACGCGAATTAGACGGGCAAGGCGAAAAACGCAACCCCGAAGACTTTGCGCTCTGGAAAAAAGCATCACCCGAGCATATCATGCGCTGGAACTCCCCTTGGGGCGAAGGTTTCCCCGGCTGGCACTTGGAGTGCTCCGTAATGAGTCAGAAATATCTGGGGCAAAAGTTTGACATCCACGGCGGCGGCATGGACTTAAAATTCCCGCACCACGAGTGCGAAATTGCACAGTCGGTCGGCTATTGCGGCGAAGAACCCGTGAAATATTGGCTGCACACCAACATGCTGACCGTGAACGGCGCGCGCATGAGCAAAAGCGCAGGCAACGGCATTTTGCCGCAGGAATTGTTTACGGGCAACCACCCGCTGTTGGAGCAGGCCTATAGCCCGATGACTTTCCGCTATGCCCTGCTGCAAACCCACTATCGCAGCACGATGGATATTTCCAACGATGCACTCAAAGCCGCTCAAAAGGGCTATATGAAAGTTATCAACGGCTTGCGAATTGCAAAAAAAATGCAGTATGCAGCCGATGACTCTGTTGCAGTGGACAGCAAAGCTGTTGAAGAAATCAACCGAATCATTGCTTCCATCTACAAAGGCATGAACGATGACTTCAACACAGCCGTTGCGCTTTCGGCATTGTTGAATTTGTTGAAAAAAATCAACTCCATTCACAACGGGCAAATGAAAGCGGCCATGCTGGATGAGGCAACATTCCAAAAAATGATTGCTACCTACATTGCCTTTGTGGAGGATGTTTTTGGGCTGCGCGAAGAAGTCCGCACCGACATAGACCGCATCATGAGTGTATTGTTGGGCGTTTATCGCGAAGCTAAACTCAACAAAGACTTCGGCATGGTAGATACTCTCCGCGCGCAGTTTAAGGAGTTGGGCATCGTTGTCAAAGACATGAAAGACCGTATTGAGTGGGCTTACGAAGAATAA
- a CDS encoding cysteine desulfurase, translated as MLDITSIRQDFPILQQEVNGKPLIYFDNAATSQKPRQVIDALTHYYAAINANVHRGIHFLAEKATEAFENTREAVAKMINAPSKEQIIFTRGTTESINLVAASYGRTFIGEGDEIIVSTMEHHSNIVPWQMLCQEKNAVLKVIPINDAGELLMDEYLKMLSPRTKLVAVMHVSNALGTVNPVAEIIRLAHEQGAKVLIDGAQAAPHYRIDVQALDVDFYAFSAHKMYGPTGMGILYGKRELLEAMPPYMGGGEMIKEVSFKGTTYNEIPYKFEAGTPNIGDAVAMKAAIDYMQSIGQEAIAKHEQDLLTYATDAVATIPGIRLIGTAHQKASVLSFLIDGVHPLDLGMMLDAKGIAVRTGSHCAMPLMERLGIDGTVRASFAVYNTEAEIDTFAKELRKAAETLR; from the coding sequence ATGCTTGACATCACATCCATTCGGCAGGATTTTCCGATTCTTCAACAAGAAGTCAACGGAAAGCCGCTGATATATTTTGACAATGCCGCTACGTCGCAAAAACCGCGTCAGGTGATTGATGCGCTGACGCACTATTACGCGGCAATCAATGCCAACGTTCACCGCGGTATTCACTTTTTGGCAGAAAAAGCAACGGAAGCCTTTGAAAATACCCGCGAAGCTGTCGCCAAAATGATTAATGCGCCTTCCAAAGAGCAAATTATTTTTACCAGAGGCACAACCGAATCCATCAACTTGGTAGCTGCCAGCTATGGGCGCACTTTCATCGGCGAAGGCGATGAAATTATCGTCAGCACAATGGAACACCATTCCAACATTGTGCCTTGGCAAATGCTTTGTCAGGAAAAAAACGCCGTTTTGAAGGTCATCCCCATCAACGATGCGGGCGAACTTTTGATGGACGAGTACCTAAAAATGCTTTCACCGCGCACCAAGTTGGTTGCCGTCATGCACGTTTCCAATGCTTTGGGCACAGTCAATCCCGTAGCGGAAATTATCCGATTGGCGCACGAACAAGGCGCAAAAGTGCTGATTGACGGCGCACAGGCAGCTCCGCACTATCGTATTGACGTTCAGGCTCTTGACGTTGATTTTTACGCCTTTTCGGCGCATAAGATGTACGGCCCCACGGGCATGGGCATCCTCTACGGCAAGCGCGAGTTGCTGGAAGCCATGCCTCCTTATATGGGTGGCGGCGAAATGATTAAAGAAGTGAGCTTCAAAGGGACAACCTACAACGAAATTCCCTACAAGTTTGAAGCGGGCACGCCCAACATCGGCGATGCGGTGGCAATGAAAGCCGCCATTGACTACATGCAAAGCATTGGGCAAGAAGCAATTGCCAAGCACGAACAGGATTTGCTCACCTATGCCACCGATGCGGTTGCTACCATCCCGGGCATCCGCCTGATTGGTACAGCACACCAAAAAGCAAGCGTACTTTCCTTCCTCATAGACGGTGTTCACCCCTTAGACTTGGGCATGATGCTGGATGCCAAAGGTATTGCCGTGCGGACAGGCAGCCATTGCGCCATGCCGCTCATGGAACGCTTGGGCATAGACGGAACTGTTCGCGCCTCTTTTGCTGTTTACAACACCGAAGCGGAAATAGATACTTTTGCCAAAGAATTGCGCAAGGCTGCCGAAACCCTGCGATAG
- the trpD gene encoding anthranilate phosphoribosyltransferase, whose product MKEILNHLFEHKTLDKATAREVFINLAQGQYNNSQMAAFMTVFLMRSITVEELGGFRDAMLELCIPFDTQGMPAIDVCGTGGDAKDTFNISTLVSFVVAGAGVKVVKHGNYGVSSVSGSSNMLEYFGYRFTNNQDDLLRMLDSANIAFLHAPMFHPAMKNVAPVRRELGVKTFFNMLGPMVNPAFPDYQFVGVFSLELARKYGYLYQQTGKKFAVVHSLDGYDEISLTSPCKVIDAQGERVVQAQDFGFSAKTQESLYGGKTVEEAAKIFTEILEGRGTQAQNEVVIANAAMGLRTVNPALSVADAVAQATDSLMGKKALHSFKKLVNYQS is encoded by the coding sequence ATGAAAGAAATTCTCAACCATCTTTTTGAACACAAAACCTTAGACAAAGCCACTGCCCGCGAAGTGTTTATCAATTTGGCGCAGGGGCAATACAACAACAGCCAAATGGCCGCTTTTATGACCGTTTTCCTCATGCGCAGCATTACCGTAGAGGAACTCGGCGGTTTCCGCGATGCCATGCTGGAACTCTGCATCCCGTTCGATACGCAAGGTATGCCCGCCATTGATGTGTGCGGCACGGGCGGCGATGCCAAAGATACCTTCAACATTAGCACGCTGGTGTCATTTGTAGTAGCTGGTGCAGGTGTGAAAGTGGTTAAACACGGCAACTACGGCGTTTCTTCGGTGTCGGGCTCGTCTAACATGCTGGAATATTTCGGCTATCGGTTCACCAACAACCAAGATGATTTGCTGCGCATGTTGGACAGCGCCAATATCGCCTTCCTGCACGCGCCGATGTTCCACCCCGCTATGAAGAACGTAGCCCCCGTTCGCCGCGAACTGGGTGTCAAAACATTTTTCAATATGTTGGGGCCAATGGTCAATCCTGCTTTCCCCGATTACCAGTTTGTCGGAGTTTTCAGCCTTGAATTAGCACGCAAATACGGCTATTTGTACCAGCAAACGGGCAAAAAATTCGCCGTTGTTCACAGTTTAGACGGTTACGATGAAATCTCGCTCACCTCGCCCTGCAAAGTCATTGATGCACAAGGCGAGCGCGTAGTGCAGGCGCAAGACTTCGGGTTCAGTGCCAAAACGCAGGAAAGCCTCTACGGCGGCAAAACCGTAGAAGAAGCAGCCAAAATTTTCACTGAAATTCTGGAAGGCAGAGGCACACAGGCGCAAAACGAAGTCGTGATAGCCAATGCCGCCATGGGGCTGCGAACCGTAAACCCTGCGCTGTCTGTTGCCGATGCCGTAGCACAGGCCACCGATTCGCTGATGGGCAAAAAAGCACTCCATTCGTTTAAAAAACTTGTCAATTATCAATCATAA
- a CDS encoding SUF system Fe-S cluster assembly protein, whose amino-acid sequence MELIDTSQAAENNTSASAEATNVVPIENLRDKVIEALKTVYDPEIPVDIYELGLIYEITVYPVNNVFILMTLTSPACPSAEQIPGEVKEKVSAIPGVNQVTVELTFNPPYTQEMMSEVAKLELGFL is encoded by the coding sequence ATGGAACTGATTGACACCTCACAGGCGGCAGAAAACAACACCTCCGCTTCGGCAGAAGCTACGAACGTAGTGCCGATAGAAAACCTTCGGGACAAGGTCATAGAAGCGCTCAAAACGGTTTATGACCCCGAAATTCCTGTTGATATCTACGAATTGGGGCTTATCTACGAAATTACCGTCTATCCGGTCAATAATGTTTTCATTTTAATGACGCTTACCTCGCCCGCTTGCCCTTCGGCAGAGCAGATTCCGGGCGAAGTCAAAGAAAAAGTCAGTGCCATTCCCGGCGTTAATCAGGTGACGGTAGAACTGACATTTAACCCTCCCTACACGCAGGAGATGATGTCGGAAGTTGCCAAGTTAGAGCTGGGCTTTCTATAA
- a CDS encoding BrxA/BrxB family bacilliredoxin, with amino-acid sequence MYPKELTDPMKHDLTSVGFEDLDTPEKVEAAMKRQGVTMVVVNSVCGCAAGAARPGVKLALQHAPVKPDHLVTVFAGVDKEAVAKAREYMLPYPPSSPSIAIFKDGDLMHFIERHHIEGRSAQMIAEHLVDAFQEFCEA; translated from the coding sequence ATGTACCCGAAAGAACTTACAGACCCCATGAAGCACGACCTTACCTCGGTCGGTTTTGAAGATTTGGATACACCCGAAAAGGTAGAAGCAGCCATGAAACGCCAAGGCGTTACAATGGTTGTTGTCAATTCCGTGTGCGGTTGTGCAGCAGGCGCAGCGCGTCCGGGGGTAAAATTGGCGCTTCAGCACGCACCCGTAAAGCCCGACCACTTGGTTACGGTTTTTGCGGGCGTAGACAAAGAGGCGGTTGCCAAAGCACGCGAATACATGTTGCCTTATCCGCCTTCTTCGCCTTCTATCGCTATTTTTAAGGATGGTGATTTGATGCATTTCATTGAGCGCCACCACATTGAAGGCCGTTCGGCACAAATGATTGCCGAGCACTTGGTAGATGCTTTTCAGGAGTTCTGCGAGGCTTAA